The nucleotide window TTCCGAAGCAGGACGTTGAGACGCTTCGAGCGATCCGGCAGTTCGTCGACGAGCTGATCGAGTATCGAACCCAGTCTGTCTATCCCGACGAACTCCCGAACACCGCCGAACCCGTCGAGGACGATTCGAGCAGCGGGAAGGGGACGGTCGTGAAAGAGATGGTCACCTGTGGCGACGAGAACTGCGCGTGTGCTGACGGAGACCTTCACGGCCCGTATTTGTACCGCTACTACAGAGTGGACGGTGAGTTGACCTCCGAGTACCTGGGGAAGCCCTGAACAGACGATCTCATTCCAGCTGGTTGCCGAGGAATTCGTCACGCCACCGCTGGATGGCCGAAATGTCGTCCACATCGCCCACCGCTCCCTGAGGCGTAACACGTGCGAGTGTCGTGGTCCGACTCCAGCCACAGACGAGTGGGACACTGATCGACTCCGATCGGAACGCGTCCACCTTCGGCAAGCGCAGAGGCTCGTCGCTCGCAGAGCGAAGCGTCCGAACTAGTCGATCGAGCAGGGGATTCCCGGGAGCGAGATACTGGATCGACGGAAACTCGTCGGCACACTCGCTGTCGAACGTGACGGCGACCGTGCCGTCCGCCGGCGCGATCGCCTCCGCGAGTGTCCCACCGTTCTGTCCTGTCTGTTCGTCGAGGGCGTCCCACTCGAGGCGATACGTCGCGCCATCGAACTCGAAGCCGGACCCGTCTGTCGCAGCGCTGGTGTCGATGTCGGTGGCCGGGACGAACGTGACGCCGGCGTCCGAGAGCGTCTCGTTGCCGACCAGGATCGCCTCGACACCCGCGACGTGGAAGGGCTCGGGATACGCGTACTCGTCGTCCCCGACGTCGACGAGATCGGGGTGGCGGAACGACGCCCAGGCGTCGAGTTTCGCTTCGTCGACGACATCTTCCTCGAGGAGCGTGTCCACGGAGTCCAGTGACTCGCCGACGTCCACCCGATCGGTCTGGTCCTGGTCTTCGACCTGCTCGGAGAACTCCCGATCGGCGGCTTCGACGGCCTCGGAACTCGACTCGGCGTCGGTTTCCAAGGTCGCGGCTCGAATCTGATCGCTCACGCCCGATAGCACGGGTTGCATCTCCCCGACGACGCTCTCGAAGAGGTTGATCCGATCGTCCAGCCGGTCGTAGATGTCAGTCTCGACGGTGTCCTCGTAGCTGTAGTTGAGGATCGTGATCTCGTCGAACCGTTGGCCAATGCGGTCGATCCGGCCGATCCGCTGTTCGACGCGCATCGGGTTCCAGGGGAGGTCGTAGTTGATCATCGCCCCACACTCCTGGAGGTTCAGACTCTGACTCAATCTTCGGGATCAACCTGACGATAGTTACTTCGAGTTAAAGTGAGAACGCGATGCATAGAAATGGTGCTACTGGAACTCCATGTCCGTGTTAAGCATAGTAAATACAAACCTTGGCAGGTCTACCTGCTCGCAGCAGCTATCATACTCTGTCTCATCCTCTACTTCGACATCGGCCCACTCACCGATACCCTCCGCTCGCTTGAGGCTGCCGCTTCGGGGTTCCAATGGGTCGTGATTCTAGCCATCCAAGGAGTCTTGATCGGGTTCGTCGCTGAGTATCTGTATGAGCAAGGGGATGAGTATGCGAAAGTTGGGAGCAATGAGTTCGACTCAAAAGACAAAACCCTCGTCGCTCGCGTAGGCATTATGACCGGCGTGTCAGCTGTCATCACTCTCGCTGTACCCAACGTTGTCCGGACCGCCGCCGAATATCTCGTAATCCAAACGGTGGGCGCAGTAATCGTCCTCGGTATCTTGCTCGTTCATGAGAGCTCCAGTGACTGGAATCCGAAAACTGAGCTGCCCGGACTCGTTGCTGGACTATTGCTCGCAGTAGCACCAACCGTCCTTTAGGAACCGGGGTACCATTCTCAATGTGCTTTCCCAATCGTTGGGTTCCCGAACACCCTTACTCGTCGTCCATTCGCATCCGCGCCTCTTCGAATCGAAGTAACCGTCCTTTGGTCTCCTTGAAAGCCTCCTCTGTCTCTTCGTTCAGCACGTGGCCATACTCGTCAAGCAACTGCATCAGCGACGCGATCCCAACCGAGGCGATGAACGCCGGTTCGTCCTCCATCGTCTGCGGCGTCACAGCGGTATACCCGTAGGCTGGCGTGCCGTAGAGGTCGAGTGCTGTCTCGATGCTCTCTTGGACACTCTCCGCGTCCCGCACGGAGTCGTACTCCACGAACATCGAAATCGCTTCCACACTATCCGAGTCAACGCTCGTCTCAAACTCGTCAGAATCTTCCATAAGAGTCCTTTCAGCCACTGGTCTGTTAAGGATTGGTAACTGACCGGGTCAGAATTAGAAGTCGAGACAGGGCTATTTTCCCGACTGACAGACTCTTCTCCATCTCGTCAATTGTGTCGTCGCACATCTCAACAATTACCTCCGCACCCTTCTCAGCCGGCATCTTGTTGTCCTCGGGAACCTCAAACTTGTTTAACGAACCCATGAACGTGTGAAATAGTAAATTTTCGATCTCTTCCCGCATCTCATCACTCAAATCAACATCCGTCGTCGACACGTGAGTGAGTAACTCATCGTAGAGAATGTCCATCTGCTCCAGTTGTCGGTTGTACGCCGCCTCCTGATGTCTCTCGAAAAGTTCCTCCATGTGTTCAGCCGCCTCCTCCGGAATCGACGAATCGGACTCGACATCAGGCATGTCCATCTCTTCCCGGTCAACATCGAACTTGTCCGTATACGTCTTCGTGACCGCGTGAGCAAGCGCGATCCGTCGGGCCAATGCTCGCAACTCGTGGTACCACTCCAAGTCGTCACGAACGGCCTGCCGACGCCTCTTTAGGCCCGAGGAGACCACGTCCCACACCATCTTCAGCAGAAATCCCAGAATGACCGAGACAACAGCGGTCGGGAGATCGAATCTCGACACCAAATTGATGACAGGGTCGATCATATTCGAAGATACTTCCCCTACTGATAAAACCAAATTGGTGAACATACTACCGGCTACAACCCGAGCGAATCCTTGAGCTTATTCCGCATCTCATCGTTCCGCTCTACCCGACCCTGTTGAAGTGAGTTCGACAGACCAACCAACTGCTTCTTCGCCTCCAACACGTCATCCCGTGGCGGAACGAGTCTCACCCTCACCCAAATCCCATACAGCGGAATGTCATCAATAGTCGCCTTCAAATCCGACGCGTGACTCCTGAAGGTTTCCTCCGCTTCATCAATCCGATCTGACTCGCCGCTCCCCGGGTTCCCAATTAGGTTCCCGTAATATTCTAAATCCCGTGAGACATCTCGGCGAACTTGCCGGTATTCTTGAATCGGGTCTACGATGAAAACCTTTGTCGCATACGTACCGAGGCCACCAGC belongs to Halococcoides cellulosivorans and includes:
- a CDS encoding helicase-related protein; translated protein: MSQSLNLQECGAMINYDLPWNPMRVEQRIGRIDRIGQRFDEITILNYSYEDTVETDIYDRLDDRINLFESVVGEMQPVLSGVSDQIRAATLETDAESSSEAVEAADREFSEQVEDQDQTDRVDVGESLDSVDTLLEEDVVDEAKLDAWASFRHPDLVDVGDDEYAYPEPFHVAGVEAILVGNETLSDAGVTFVPATDIDTSAATDGSGFEFDGATYRLEWDALDEQTGQNGGTLAEAIAPADGTVAVTFDSECADEFPSIQYLAPGNPLLDRLVRTLRSASDEPLRLPKVDAFRSESISVPLVCGWSRTTTLARVTPQGAVGDVDDISAIQRWRDEFLGNQLE
- a CDS encoding DUF6788 family protein, with the translated sequence MDTPDPPSSLPNYLAEGIPKQDVETLRAIRQFVDELIEYRTQSVYPDELPNTAEPVEDDSSSGKGTVVKEMVTCGDENCACADGDLHGPYLYRYYRVDGELTSEYLGKP